Sequence from the Candidatus Eisenbacteria bacterium genome:
GCACCGCCTGCCCGTCCAGTTCACGGCGCGTCCCCTCGCGTCGACGATCCCCACCTGGCGCCCGTCCCAGAGCGTGTCGGCCGCCGCCAGCGCCCTCATCACGTCGGCCGCCGGCATCCCGGTGCGGAGGAGGGCGAGCGCTTCCGGTCCGAGCGTTACGTTGACGTTCGCCTGCGTGGCAACGGCGCCCGCGCCAGCTTCCGCCCAAGGTACCGCGGTCCCGACCGAGAAGTACTTCGACTGCACGGCAACGCCCACCTCCTGCGTCACGGAGTCGTAGGCCACGATCGAGAAGGTGCCGGTCTTGACGTCCGCAAGGGCGGACGCGGCCGGGAGCAGGGCGAGCGGAAGGGCCAGGAACAACGCGGCGAACACGCGACGGCGGATCATCGATCTACCCCTTGATAGGTGGGTCGGCTCGGGTCCAGCAGTAGCGTTCGAAGGTACCAAAAAGTCCACCGGGCCGGGCTCAAATTTCCTGTGGACTCCCCCCGACCAGCGGCGTAGCGTCATAGTTGTCGTCGTAAGAGCCCCCGGCCCCCCGCCCGACGCGAGGGGCCGGATTGCTTTTTCGGGGAATACTCCCTGGCTGCCGGACGTAGGTACCGGTGCGATGACGACACGCGACGAAGCCCTGGCCCGATCCGGCCGCCGATTCGACCCCCGCTGGTGGCAAATCTGCTGTCTTTCCGCGCTTTTGACGTACGGCATCTTCTGGCTTTCCTTCGACGTGCCCCCGACCCAGATCGCCGCCACGATCGGTACGGCCCTGGCGGTTCAGTGGGTCCTGACCCGAGCGCTCAAGATCCCCACGTTTGAATGGAAGAGCGCGCTGATCTCGGGGCTCGGCCTCTGCTTCCTGTTCCGCGCGAACGAGTGGTGGCTGGCGGCGGTGACCGCGTCGATCGCCATCGGGAGCAAGTTCTTCATCCGCTGGCACGGGAAGCACATCTGGAATCCTACGAACATCGCGCTCGCGCTGATGATGCTCGTCCTCCCAGCCCAGGCGTGGGTTTCGCCCGGCCAATGGGGGAGCGGGCCGACGCTCGCCTACGCCATGGCTTGCGGAGGCGCCTTCGTCGTGAACCGCTCCGCGCGCAGCGACACGAGCATCGCCTTCATCGCCGCCTTCGCGGCGATCCTCTTCGGCCGGTCCCTCTGGCTGGGCGAGCCGATGACGATCCCGCTCCACAGGCTTGAGAACGGGGCGCTCATGATCTTCACGTTCCACATGATCTCGGATCCCAAGACGACCCCCAATACGCGTGCGGGACGGATTCTGTTCGCGTGCCTCGTCGCGGCGGGGGCCGCGTTCGTCGCGTTCGTCCTCTTTCGGCCCAACGGGCCGATCTGGGCCCTCGCGGCGCTCGCGCCCGTCGTGCCGCTGATCGATCGCTTCCTCCCCGGACCACGTTACGACTGGAAGCGCCCCGTGACCGGACCCCTCTGGAAAGGAGATTCCCGTGAACCGATGGCTGCTCGCGCTCGCGATCTGCCTGGCGGGCGCCTTGTCGGCGCCGGCCGCGTATAGCTTCTGTGGATTTTACGTCGCCCGAGGCGACGCGAAGATCTTCAACCGCGCCTCGAAGGTCGTGATGGTGCGGGACGGCACCCGGACCGTCCTCACGATGGCGAACGACTTCAAGGGCGAACCGAAGGAGTTCGCGGTGGTCGTGCCCGTGCCGACATTCTTGGAGAAGGGGCAGATTCATATCGGCGACCGGGCCGTGATCGACCACCTCGACGCCTATTCCGCGCCGAGGCTGGTGGAGTACTTCGATCCGGATCCATGCCAGCAGATGGCGTACGAGATGAAAGGCAAGGCGTCGGCGATGGCACCCATGGCGCTGTCGGATCGGGCCGATGCGCGCGCCAAGGCGTTGGGCGTCAGGGTGGAGGCGACCTACACGGTGGGCGAATACGACATCGTGATCCTCTCCGCGAAGCAGAGCGGCGGCCTCGAGACCTGGCTCCTCGAGAACGGCTACACGCTGCCCCGCGGCGCCTCCGCGGTGCTCGGCGGCTACATCAAGCAGAACATGCGCTTCTTCGTGGCGAAGGTGAACCTCACGGAGCAGGCCAAGCTCGGCTTCTCCTATCTGCGTCCGCTCCAGGTCGCCTTCGAGTCCCCCAAGTTCATGCTCCCGATCCGGCTCGGCATGGTGAACTCCAACGGGCCGCAGGAATTATTTGTATTCGCGCTGACCCGGGACGGGCGCGTCGAGACGACCAACTATCGAACGGTGCGGCTCCCCGAGGGGATGGACGTGCCCGAGTACGTGAAGGATGAGTTCCCCGCCTTCTACCGCGCCATGTTCGCCGAGCAGGTCCGAAAGGAGAGCGGCGAGGCCGTGTTCCTCGAGTACGCGTGGGATATGGGATGGTGCGATCCCTGCGCGGCCGATCCGCTCTCGCAGGAGGAGCTGCACGGGCTGGGAGTCTGGTGGATCGGCGATCCGAGAGGCGATGCCGCCGGGAGGATTGGGTTAGTCCCGCCGGTCGGAGGCGCGCAGCAGGTCTTCATCACGCGGCTGCACGTGCGTTACGACAACGCCCACTTCCCCGAGGACCTGGTCTTCCAGCAGACCGGAGACAAGTCGAATTTCCAGGGCCGCTTCGTGATTCATCACCCGTGGAAGGGCGGCTCGGAATGCCCTGGGATTGATTCCTACCTCACCGAGCTCCGAGGCCGCAGAGCGAAGGAGGCCGAGAATCTCGCCACTCTCACCGGATGGTCGATGGAGCGCATCCGGCGGAGGATGAATCTGGACGGGGACTGGTCCGCGCCGGGCGACGAGCAGAAGTGGTGGCAAAGGATGTGGCCCTCGAACTAGCCGGGGAAAGAACTAGCCGGGCGAAGGAGAGGAGCGAGCGATGAAATGGCTCACTCTCGTGGTAAGTGCCCTCTTGGCGGGCGGCGCGGCGGCGCCGTCCGCCCAGGCGTTCTGCGGCTTCTACGTGGCGCAGGGAGACGCCAAGATCTTCAACCACGCGTCCAAGGTCGTGTTGGCGCGCGACGGGAATCGGACCGTCCTCACGATGGTCAGCGACTTCCAGGGAGACCCGAAGGAATTCGCCGTCGTCGTGCCCGTACCGGTGGTCCCTGAGAAGGGCCAGGTGCACATCGGCGACGCGGCGTGGGTCGATCACCTGGATGCGTACTCGGCGCCGAGATTGGTCGAGTACACCGATCCGAATCCGTGTCCCGAGGCCGAACCGCATTACAGAGGGGGGCTGGCCCTCGAGATCGCAGGGGACGCGATCGCGCTCAAAGCCGGGGTCATAGGTACGAAGGGCTCAATCAGGGTCGAAGCCCAGTACAAAGTCGACGAGTACGAGATCGTGATCCTCTCGGCCACTGAGGGTCGCGGCCTCGATCAATGGCTGAAGGCGAACGGATACCGAATCCCCGACGGCGCCCCGGCGGTCCTCCAGAGCTACATCAAGCAGGGGATGTTCTTCTTCGTCGCGAAGGTGGACGTCCAGGAGCAGAAGCGGCTCGGCTACAACTACCTGCGTCCCATCCAGGTCGCCTTCGAGTCCCCCAAATTCGTGCTGCCGATCCGCCTGGGCATGGTGAACGCCGATGGACCCCAGGAGATGTTTGTTTTCACCCTCACGCGGCAGGGTCGTGTGGAGGCATTGAACTACCGCACGGTCAAGCTCCCGACCGGCATCGATGTGCCGGAGTTCGTGAAGGGCGAATTCCCCGACTTCTACCGGCTCGTGTTTGCGGACCAGCACCGGAAAGCGGGCGAATCGGGCGTATTTCTCGAGTACGCCTGGGTGGTTGTGCCCGGCACTCCCTCATGCGACCCGTGCACGGCTCCCTACCTCACGGAGTTGCGCTCCCTGGGCGCGTTCTGGATCGCGGCGGGACCCGGACCGCCCGGCGACGCGGTCCTCACGCGTCTCCACCTCCGCTACGACGGGCGGCACTTCCCCGAGGACCTGCAGCTCATGATGACGGCCGATCGGGAGAACTGGCAGGCAAGGTACGTCCTTCATCATCCGTACCGCGGCCCGGAGGAATGTCCGCAGTTGGTCGAGTACAGAAAGGGCGTCTGGGAACGCCGCCGAAAGGAGGCGGAGAACTACTGCAGCCTGACCGGCGCCCGGTTCGACGGCATCCGCGCCAAGATGGGCGTCGACGAGCGGTGGTCCGAGCCGAATGAGTCCCTAGTTTGGTGGGAACGGCTCTGGAAGTAGCCGTCACCGCTCTGGCGGATTCTTAGAGGCGGGGCGCGATCTTCTCGACGGCTTCCTTCGAGGTGATCACCGGATACACCTCGAACTCCATGAGGTCGCTCCAGCGAGCCATCCAGGCGTCGAGGAGCGACCGGTCATGGGTTTCCATCAGCTGATAGCAGCGCTCGAGCTTGTCGTCGATCCAGCTCGACACGTAGGCCAAGCCATCGGGCATCATGCGTCCGCTGTCCTTGAAACGCCGATAGACGGGGGCGGCATCCTTGTTCTTGAAGCGCTCGACCACCATGTAGAGGGTCCTCTGCATGGGCGGGCCGAGCACGAGCCTCAGCGCCCGACCGTCGAACGGATCTTCGCGAGATGGTGAAAGCTGTGCCGGACCGCGTGATCCTCGAGGAAGAACTGCGCCGTCAGGGGCGCATCGGCGTTGAGCGAGACGGGCGCGGCGTTATCCAATTGCTCGTCGGAGAACGAGCGTATGGCATCGGCGGCGACCTTGCTGTTCCGCCGCAGGAACTCAACCGCCTCCTGCTTCGAGACCGCGGCGTGCTCCTTGGCGTGCTTCGCGTTGATGTCCGCCACCGCGTCCCAGGTCACGCCGGCAATCGGCTTCCCTGCCCCGAGGGTCTGGGCGAGCTGGATCTCGATCGGGTACATGTTTCCGACGTGGTGCACGATGACCCCGACGGGCCGCCCGTCGTGGGGGATCTTCATCCGCCATTCCGCATCTGAAAGTGCCTCAGCAAATTTCGCTAGATTCGCTGCCCCTTGCTCCAGCCGTTCCGCGAGTGCCTGCGCCCGCCGTCCCATTGTTCCCTCCGGATCTTACAACGTAGGTTGAGGAGTTGAAATGCCCGCCGGTGAGTATAGTGCCGCTCCCCGCCGCCCGCTAGAGGCGCTCGATGTGGTCCACCGTCAGCGTGCAGACGCCGAAATCCTCCTCGACGAGCCCGCTTAGAAGGAACGGCCGCGTGCTCGTAAGAAGGTGGCAGAAGCGGCGGTACGCGTCCGGGAAGAGCGTGGCGTCGTAGATCGCGGTCGTGTCCTCGAAGGCGATGAACTCCATCGGCTCCTTGTCTTTCGTCTGGACGAGCTTCGAGTTCACGTGCCAGCCGAGGATCCGGACGCGGCGGCCCGCGTGGCGGTCCAGGTCGCGGGCCGCGATGACGCCCCGGCCCCGCATCGCGTGCTCATAGGGCTCGAGCGGATGAGCGCTCAGGAGAAATCCGAGCGTCTCGACCTCGTGGCGGAGGACGGTTTGGCGATCGTACGCGGGGGCGCGGGGCGCCTCGACGGGCGGGGCTTGGAAGAGCTCGGGCGCGGGCTCGGCTGCCCGCCCATCGAGGCAGAGCTCCCAGAGCAGCTCGGGCCTCGTTCGTCCGCCCGCGATCGAATCGATGGCGCCCGCTTTCACGAGCAGCTCCGCGTCGCTGGGGCGAAGCGGCACGCGGGCGCGCAGATCCGCGAACGACCGGAACGCTCCCCCGCGCACCCTCTCGGCGAGCAGCGCGTCGAGTGTATCGTGGTGGAGCCCCTTGAGCTGCATCAGCCCCACGCGCACCTCACGCCCCTTCCCCGTGTAGGCGCGCTCGCTCGCGTTCACGTCCGGAGGCAGGATCGTAAGCCCCATCCGCCGCGCTTCGGAGATGTAGGCGAAAGTCGTGTAGTAGCCGCCCTGATTCGAGATCACGGCGGCGATGAACTCGGCCGGGTGGTGCGCGCGGAGCCACCCTGACCGAAACGACACGAGCGCGTAGGAGGCGCTGTGCGGCTTGCAGAAGGAGTAGCCCGCGAAGGAGAGGATCATCTCCCACACCTTGTCGATCACCTCGCGCGTCGCGCCGCGCGCCGCCGCGCCCGCGTAGAACTCGGCCTGGTACGCCCGGAGCGGCTTCAGCGGGCGCTTCTGGCTCAGCGCCTTCCGGAGCCCTTCTGCCTGCGCGAGCGAGAGCCCCGCGAGCTCCATCGAGACCTTGGTCACGTCCTCCTGGTAGCACATGATCCCGTACGTCTCGTCGAGCGTGTGCGTGAGCGCGGGGTGGAGCGGCTCGTACGCGCCGCCGTGGAGGCGCCGGACGTATTCGCGGATGAAGCGGTTCGCGGCGGGGCGGATCATCGACGAGTGGATGACCAAGTGGTCGAAGTCGCCCACGCGCGCCTTCCGCTGGAGCTGTCGCATGGAGCACGACTCGACGTAGAAGACGCCGATCGTCTCCCCGTCCCGCATGAGCCGCTGCGTCTCGGGATCCTCGATCGGGTTCCACGTCCGCTCGTCGATCGCGAGGCCGGTGTTCCGCGCCACCGCCGCGACCGCGTCTCGGATCACGGCGAGCGACCGGTTCCCAAGCAGGTCCATCTTCACGAGGCCGTAGTCCTCGACCTGGTCCTTCTCCCACTGGACGATCGGCACTCCCTTGGGCGCGATCTCGACCGGCACGTGGTCGGCGAGCGAGTCCGGCACGAGCACGACGCCGCCGCTGTGCACCGAGAGGTGGCGCGGGTGCCCCTCGAGCGCGACCGCCTGGGCGAGGATCTCGGGCCACGGCGGCTCGAAGTCGACGTCCTTGAAACGAGGGCGCCCGTCCAAGCGCTCGACCGGATCCTCGAGCCCCCAGTACCCGGCAAGCCGCTTCGTCACGTTCATGATCTCGGCTTCGGGAAGGCCGTAGACCTTCGCGATCTCGTGGATCGCTCCCTTGGCGCGGAAGCCGACGTGGTTCGCGACCATCGCCGCCCGGACGGGCGCGCCGTTCTCCTCGAGCACGGCGAGCTGGATCGCATCCCGCTCGTCCCACGCGAAGTCGACGTCGATGTCGGGCGGGTCCTTCCGCTCGGGCGAGAGGAAGCGCTCGAAGAAGAGGTTGTGCCGCACCGGGTCGACGTGGGTGATCCCGAGCAGGTAGGCCACGATGCTGGCCGCGCCCGAGCCGCGGCCGCAGGTGCGGGGCGTGCGGGACGTGATCGCCTCCACGATCAGGAAGTAGTCGGCGTAGCCCTTCTCGCGGATGATCGCGAGCTCGCGGTCGAGGCGCGCGCGCACGGCGGGGGCGGGATCGCGGCCGTAGCGGTGGAGAATTCCCGCCTCGCAGCGCGCGTGGAGGATCTCAAAGGCGTCTCCCCGCTCGAGCGGATACGAGGGAAATACGGTTCGCCCCATCGGCCAGTCGGCCGCGCACTCCTCGCCTAAACGCATGGCGTTCTCCAGCGCCTCCGGCGCGTGCGGGAAGCGCGCCTCCATCTCGGCGGCGGACGCGAAGGTGCGCGCCGACTCCGCGAGATCGTGGGACGGCACGCGGTCGAGCGTTGAATTCCGGTCGATCGCGCGGAGCACGTGGTGGAGGTGGTGGGCCTCGCGGTGGACGAAGTGCACGTCGTTCGTCGCGACGCAGGGGATCCCCTCGGAGCGAGCCCATTGGCGGAGCGCGCGATCGCCGCGCCCAGGGACGAGCTCGGCGTACGTTGGGAGCGCGTCGCGGAGCGGGGCCAGGAGCGCGCGGTCCTCCGAGAGGAGGACAAGCCCCTCGGCGTGGGCTCGCGTCGAGGCAGCAAGGGAAAAGGCGGGATCGAGGTGCCGCGCGGTGAGGACGCGGCAGAGCGAGCGGTAACCCTCGCGGCCGCGCGCGAGGAGAACGGCGCGCGCGGGGTGCGTACCGTTTCCATCGGCGTTGCGACCGCCGTTGCCATTCGCGCCCGCCGCCTCCACGACCTCGGCACCGGCGATCGGCGTGAGTCCGGCCTCGGCGCAGATCTGGCGGTAGAAGACGAAGCCGTAGAGGGCGTTCGTATCGGTCAACGCGAAGCGGTCCATCCCCCGCTCGCGCGCCGCTTGCGCCAGGGCCTCGAGCGTGTCGACGCCCCGCATCAGCGAGTAGTGGCTATGAACGTGCAGG
This genomic interval carries:
- a CDS encoding DUF1028 domain-containing protein, with the translated sequence MPYVKSAERQQICHQRGSNRRPDRARASSRVVIAPVPTSGSQGVFPEKAIRPLASGGGPGALTTTTMTLRRWSGGVHRKFEPGPVDFLVPSNATAGPEPTHLSRGRSMIRRRVFAALFLALPLALLPAASALADVKTGTFSIVAYDSVTQEVGVAVQSKYFSVGTAVPWAEAGAGAVATQANVNVTLGPEALALLRTGMPAADVMRALAAADTLWDGRQVGIVDARGRAVNWTGRRCLDWAGGETGPGFACQGNILAGPSVVANMAQAYRESRGELAERMIAALEAAQAAGGDKRGMQSAALLVVRPSVDHPEYNVRYVDLRVEDHKTPIQELRRVWQIFEGFHLANAHLNYAAQYEAQGRTDLAVMERERVGESMKRAIARGERDASLLNGLAWACATHDIFLSDAIRAAERAVEIEPRNIDILDTLAEVHFRAGNTAKAVEVESRAATLDPKSAYLKEQIERFRAGRK
- a CDS encoding DUF2330 domain-containing protein gives rise to the protein MPVNRWLLALAICLAGALSAPAAYSFCGFYVARGDAKIFNRASKVVMVRDGTRTVLTMANDFKGEPKEFAVVVPVPTFLEKGQIHIGDRAVIDHLDAYSAPRLVEYFDPDPCQQMAYEMKGKASAMAPMALSDRADARAKALGVRVEATYTVGEYDIVILSAKQSGGLETWLLENGYTLPRGASAVLGGYIKQNMRFFVAKVNLTEQAKLGFSYLRPLQVAFESPKFMLPIRLGMVNSNGPQELFVFALTRDGRVETTNYRTVRLPEGMDVPEYVKDEFPAFYRAMFAEQVRKESGEAVFLEYAWDMGWCDPCAADPLSQEELHGLGVWWIGDPRGDAAGRIGLVPPVGGAQQVFITRLHVRYDNAHFPEDLVFQQTGDKSNFQGRFVIHHPWKGGSECPGIDSYLTELRGRRAKEAENLATLTGWSMERIRRRMNLDGDWSAPGDEQKWWQRMWPSN
- a CDS encoding DUF2330 domain-containing protein — protein: MKWLTLVVSALLAGGAAAPSAQAFCGFYVAQGDAKIFNHASKVVLARDGNRTVLTMVSDFQGDPKEFAVVVPVPVVPEKGQVHIGDAAWVDHLDAYSAPRLVEYTDPNPCPEAEPHYRGGLALEIAGDAIALKAGVIGTKGSIRVEAQYKVDEYEIVILSATEGRGLDQWLKANGYRIPDGAPAVLQSYIKQGMFFFVAKVDVQEQKRLGYNYLRPIQVAFESPKFVLPIRLGMVNADGPQEMFVFTLTRQGRVEALNYRTVKLPTGIDVPEFVKGEFPDFYRLVFADQHRKAGESGVFLEYAWVVVPGTPSCDPCTAPYLTELRSLGAFWIAAGPGPPGDAVLTRLHLRYDGRHFPEDLQLMMTADRENWQARYVLHHPYRGPEECPQLVEYRKGVWERRRKEAENYCSLTGARFDGIRAKMGVDERWSEPNESLVWWERLWK
- a CDS encoding DUF3303 domain-containing protein translates to MQRTLYMVVERFKNKDAAPVYRRFKDSGRMMPDGLAYVSSWIDDKLERCYQLMETHDRSLLDAWMARWSDLMEFEVYPVITSKEAVEKIAPRL
- a CDS encoding DinB family protein — encoded protein: MGRRAQALAERLEQGAANLAKFAEALSDAEWRMKIPHDGRPVGVIVHHVGNMYPIEIQLAQTLGAGKPIAGVTWDAVADINAKHAKEHAAVSKQEAVEFLRRNSKVAADAIRSFSDEQLDNAAPVSLNADAPLTAQFFLEDHAVRHSFHHLAKIRSTVGR
- a CDS encoding DNA polymerase III subunit alpha — protein: MWSVWGPWRRPSTAFAPASVRRRSSPPRGWRTVLSFVHLHVHSHYSLMRGVDTLEALAQAARERGMDRFALTDTNALYGFVFYRQICAEAGLTPIAGAEVVEAAGANGNGGRNADGNGTHPARAVLLARGREGYRSLCRVLTARHLDPAFSLAASTRAHAEGLVLLSEDRALLAPLRDALPTYAELVPGRGDRALRQWARSEGIPCVATNDVHFVHREAHHLHHVLRAIDRNSTLDRVPSHDLAESARTFASAAEMEARFPHAPEALENAMRLGEECAADWPMGRTVFPSYPLERGDAFEILHARCEAGILHRYGRDPAPAVRARLDRELAIIREKGYADYFLIVEAITSRTPRTCGRGSGAASIVAYLLGITHVDPVRHNLFFERFLSPERKDPPDIDVDFAWDERDAIQLAVLEENGAPVRAAMVANHVGFRAKGAIHEIAKVYGLPEAEIMNVTKRLAGYWGLEDPVERLDGRPRFKDVDFEPPWPEILAQAVALEGHPRHLSVHSGGVVLVPDSLADHVPVEIAPKGVPIVQWEKDQVEDYGLVKMDLLGNRSLAVIRDAVAAVARNTGLAIDERTWNPIEDPETQRLMRDGETIGVFYVESCSMRQLQRKARVGDFDHLVIHSSMIRPAANRFIREYVRRLHGGAYEPLHPALTHTLDETYGIMCYQEDVTKVSMELAGLSLAQAEGLRKALSQKRPLKPLRAYQAEFYAGAAARGATREVIDKVWEMILSFAGYSFCKPHSASYALVSFRSGWLRAHHPAEFIAAVISNQGGYYTTFAYISEARRMGLTILPPDVNASERAYTGKGREVRVGLMQLKGLHHDTLDALLAERVRGGAFRSFADLRARVPLRPSDAELLVKAGAIDSIAGGRTRPELLWELCLDGRAAEPAPELFQAPPVEAPRAPAYDRQTVLRHEVETLGFLLSAHPLEPYEHAMRGRGVIAARDLDRHAGRRVRILGWHVNSKLVQTKDKEPMEFIAFEDTTAIYDATLFPDAYRRFCHLLTSTRPFLLSGLVEEDFGVCTLTVDHIERL